From Bacillota bacterium, one genomic window encodes:
- a CDS encoding ABC transporter ATP-binding protein, which yields MLVVLRDVRKSYRIGKVEVPALRGITLEVEEGEFTSVMGPSGSGKSTLLNIIGCLDHPSGGSYILGGREVNGLGDAALAAIRNRMLGFVFQSFHLLPRMTARQNVELPLVYRGVPPRQRRRLAEEALAAVGLEAEAGRRPTELSGGQQQRVAIARALVGQPALLLADEPTGNLDSRTGEELMELFSRLNRERGITILQVTHDERMARYSRRIVRLQDGQIVSDGPPDGHPVRGGSAGAGACADFSAGSGQEG from the coding sequence ATCCTTGTGGTCTTGAGGGACGTGAGGAAGAGTTACCGCATCGGCAAGGTGGAGGTGCCGGCCCTGCGGGGGATCACCCTGGAGGTGGAGGAAGGGGAGTTCACCTCGGTGATGGGTCCCTCCGGGTCGGGCAAATCCACCTTGCTCAACATCATCGGCTGCCTGGATCATCCCAGCGGCGGTTCCTACATACTCGGGGGCCGGGAAGTGAACGGCCTGGGGGATGCCGCTCTGGCGGCCATCCGCAACCGCATGCTGGGGTTCGTGTTCCAGAGCTTTCACCTGCTGCCCCGCATGACGGCGCGGCAGAACGTGGAGTTGCCCCTGGTGTACCGGGGGGTGCCGCCCCGGCAGAGGCGGCGTCTGGCCGAGGAGGCGCTGGCGGCGGTGGGCCTGGAGGCCGAGGCCGGGCGGCGTCCCACCGAGCTGTCCGGCGGCCAACAGCAACGGGTGGCCATCGCCCGCGCCCTGGTGGGCCAGCCGGCCCTCCTCCTGGCCGATGAGCCCACCGGTAACCTCGACAGCCGGACCGGGGAAGAGTTGATGGAGTTGTTCTCGCGCCTGAACCGCGAGCGGGGGATCACCATTCTGCAGGTGACCCACGACGAGCGCATGGCGCGCTACAGCCGGCGCATCGTGCGCCTGCAGGACGGCCAGATCGTGTCCGACGGGCCACCCGACGGCCACCCCGTACGCGGGGGTTCCGCGGGGGCAGGCGCGTGTGCGGACTTTAGTGCCGGATCAGGGCAGGAGGGGTAG